Part of the Pirellulales bacterium genome, GGTTCTCGATGGCCGAGAGCGATCCTTACCAAGCGCTGTTCCGCCGGGTGTTCGACAACTTGCAAGCCTGGTGCCCCTTGCCCCCCACCGCCGCGCCTGCCTGAACGCCGCGTGCGCCGAATCGTCTTGCTTCCGAAGGCACTCTGGCAACACACCACGCTGGAGGTGCGCGCCGACAACGAATAACCCACTTCCCAACGATCTAAAATCGCCCGCCGCAACCGCCCCCGACACGCACGTTTCACCCCGGCGACGCCTAACACGCCATCGCTGCCGCCGACACCCCGTTCCGCCTCTCGATCTCACGCAAAGCTGCGGGGTTGTGAGAAATGCGGGCTAGAATCTTTAGGTCCGTACCTTCGACTCGCAAATCGATGCGGGAATTACTCCTTGGAGATTCTTTGTGCATATGACCGCGCAATTCCCTTTGTCTTACCGCGTCCGCGTTTGCGCCAAGCTCTGCACATGTTCGGCCAACTGCCGTTCCGGATTGTCCTCCAATCGTCGCAAGGACGGCGACAGCGGCGTTGCCGTTCCGGTTCGACGAAGGTCCGCCAGGAATTCCTGCAACAACGTCTTTCGTTCTGGAGTTGTTGCCAGCATCCAATGTACCCAGGCCCAACTCTCGGCATAATCGGCCTGCGACATTTCAGCTGGAGAGCGAAATGTTTCCAGCCGCCGAATATCGGGTCGCCAGCGACCTGCTAGGGCCAAGCGATTGAGTTCAGCCACATGGGAAGGATTTAATCCGTGCGCGCCGCGGGGAACCTCGAAATACTCGGCCAATCCTTCGTCGAGCCAGAGCGGCAAATTGGTGAGGACCGCGTGCAAATAGCCATGAGCCACTTCGTGCCGTAGATCCTCCGCCACTCGATCGCCCCAATGCGCAAACACCGTCAATCGCGTATCGGTCTCAATAAAAAATGCGCGGCGTTCGGGCAAATTCGGATACACCTGCCGGATAAATTGGTGATACTGTTCACCCTCTTTGAACAGATAGACATGAATGGCTTCGCTTGAAACCGGTAGATTCAACTGGTTACTGACATCGACTCGCTGGCTGTCGATTTCCTGCAGCAATCGATGCTCACGCGGCAACTCGAAGTCGCTATGAATTGTCAGTTGTTCGAGCGGTACTTGGTTTTTGTCAGGCAGCGCAATGCTCTTCGCGCGCCACATCACGCAGCCGCCCAGTGCGGTCGCAAGGATGCTGCAAACGAAGGATCGCCACGTCCTTTGCACGATTGGTCCTCCATGACCGAAAGAAGGTTCGTCAAAATTGGTCCGCGAAAAGTGCGGAATGATAGCAAACGCCGCATATCCAGCCTAGACTGAAGTACGAGACGAAACAGCGCATCGGGATTAGGAATTAGGGCTGCCGGACGTGGATCGGATCACGAAAGCACGAAAGAACACAGAGACCGCTTGCCCGGTTGCCGCGTGATTTTCCAAGGTCGGCGCGCGGGAAGATAATTTCGGAGGTCGATCGCTGCCCTGTGTGGCTCCTTGGCTTAGGCTACCCCAGCGCCCTTGCTGCCGCCGTCCGAAAGTCCTGGGCTATCGCAGTATTTGATTCGCCAGGCGTTATTTATCGAGCATTGGCACTAATGCAGCCGGCAAAACCAAATTCGGCAATGAATTCTTGAAGTGAACGTTGCTTTTCGACAAGCGTCAAGTCGGTGCGACGAAGCATCATATGCGCTTTGTGTTCAAAGGCGCGCATTCGGACAGCGCTTTCGGGAAGATTTGTCACAGCCCCTGAAGGAATTCGGATTATTCCCTCCGAATTAGCATGAATAACATCCCCTGGATGAATTGTTACTCCTCCTATCTCGACCGCACGGTTCGTAGCTAGGAATCGAAGCGGCACGTGATGGGCAATCTTGCCGCGGCAATAGGCGGCGAATGGAGTCGTGAGCAATCCGGCGATATCTCTTACACGACCATCGGTGACCAGCCCGCGGCAACCGACTGAATACAAGGTTTTCGCCATGCCATCGCCGATCACACACTCGTGCTCAGGACGCGAACCTCTCGTCTTCACAATCCATACTACAGGCAAATGACAATTTGCCATCGCCTCCATTTGCTCCCAATAAAAGTCCGTTTCGATTGTATTACCTGGTGTGCTACTATCAAGCTCGCAGGTGAAGGCAATCCCCACCGTGGGACCAAGCGATGGGGTTACGGACTGGATATCACCACTCAGATACAGCTTGTGAGCCGGAGTTTCGCCTATGTAGGCGATAGTATTTGCAAGTAACGCCGTGTCGAATTCCTGCAGTTGTTCCAATTCAGATCGCGTGATCATTACTATTTTTCCTTATTTCAATAACTTATCTACCACTGTTGACGAGCTGTCACTTGGTTGATTGCGAATCGGACTCTGTTTTCTGATCTGAAAGAGATGGCGTCGCGGCTTCCGCCTCGGCAACGCCCACTTGCTTCAGTGCGGCAAGGAGTTGTGCCTCATTGTATCCTGCAAGCTCGATCTTCGG contains:
- a CDS encoding DUF1570 domain-containing protein; protein product: MQRTWRSFVCSILATALGGCVMWRAKSIALPDKNQVPLEQLTIHSDFELPREHRLLQEIDSQRVDVSNQLNLPVSSEAIHVYLFKEGEQYHQFIRQVYPNLPERRAFFIETDTRLTVFAHWGDRVAEDLRHEVAHGYLHAVLTNLPLWLDEGLAEYFEVPRGAHGLNPSHVAELNRLALAGRWRPDIRRLETFRSPAEMSQADYAESWAWVHWMLATTPERKTLLQEFLADLRRTGTATPLSPSLRRLEDNPERQLAEHVQSLAQTRTR
- a CDS encoding RraA family protein, producing the protein MITRSELEQLQEFDTALLANTIAYIGETPAHKLYLSGDIQSVTPSLGPTVGIAFTCELDSSTPGNTIETDFYWEQMEAMANCHLPVVWIVKTRGSRPEHECVIGDGMAKTLYSVGCRGLVTDGRVRDIAGLLTTPFAAYCRGKIAHHVPLRFLATNRAVEIGGVTIHPGDVIHANSEGIIRIPSGAVTNLPESAVRMRAFEHKAHMMLRRTDLTLVEKQRSLQEFIAEFGFAGCISANAR